One Sporosarcina sp. FSL W8-0480 genomic window, CGGCGGTGTGTATTTCATCTATCTACTATTAAAGGAGAGTCGATCCTCATGATCCAAGTTCGAGAGTTGTCTAAGTTCTATGGAAAAAAGGCAGTCGTTGAAAAGGTAAATGTAAATATCCATCGTGGTAAAATTACATCTTTCATCGGCCCGAACGGTGCTGGGAAATCTACCCTTCTTTCAATGGTCAGCCGTTTAATTGATGCGGATACCGGTGAAGTGCTTGTGGATAACGACCATGTTCAAAAAATGAAATCCAATGAGTTCTCGAAACGCGTTTCAATTTTAAAACAATCAAATTTCATGAATGTTCGATTAACAATCCGTGAATTGGTTTCATTCGGCAGATTCCCTTATTCAAGAGGGAAGCTCAATGCGGAGGATATCCGAATCGTCGAACAGGCTATGGATTATATGGGCCTGATGGATATGCAGCATGATTATATGGATGAATTATCAGGTGGTCAACGCCAGCGTGCTTTTATCGCAATGACAATTGCACAGGATACGGATTATATTCTGCTTGATGAGCCACTCAACAACTTGGATATGAAACATTCCGTTCAAATCATGAAAATCTTGCGTAGATTGGTTGATGATCTTGGGAAGACTGTAGTTATCGTACTCCATGATATT contains:
- a CDS encoding ATP-binding cassette domain-containing protein, yielding MIQVRELSKFYGKKAVVEKVNVNIHRGKITSFIGPNGAGKSTLLSMVSRLIDADTGEVLVDNDHVQKMKSNEFSKRVSILKQSNFMNVRLTIRELVSFGRFPYSRGKLNAEDIRIVEQAMDYMGLMDMQHDYMDELSGGQRQRAFIAMTIAQDTDYILLDEPLNNLDMKHSVQIMKILRRLVDDLGKTVVIVLHDINFASVYSDRIVALKNGRVVRDGPTEEIINSDALKEIYDMDIPIKKMNNCNICVYFNS